The following coding sequences lie in one Mucilaginibacter sp. KACC 22773 genomic window:
- a CDS encoding inositol oxygenase family protein → MEKLTEKEISPLPSLDVWEDDVLSRYPEPGTAKAKEEFRVYNDAEDNPVREFYRLNHTYQTYGNVLAKKANFLQFDKMEMPWWSAMEYLNTLVDESDPDISLDQLQHLLQTSEAIRADGHPDWFVLTGFIHDLGKVLCLFGEPQWNVVGDSFPVGCKFSDKIVYPEFFAANPDSTDERYNTKYGVYTHQCGLDNVHMSWGHDEYLYHITKDYLPEEALYMIRYHSFYSQHREKAYDHLLNAHDQEMFKWVDKFNPYDLYSKSPKPPVVSELKPYYEDLIAKYLPATVKL, encoded by the coding sequence ATGGAAAAGTTAACTGAAAAAGAAATTTCGCCACTGCCAAGTTTGGATGTTTGGGAAGATGATGTATTAAGCAGATACCCCGAGCCCGGCACCGCTAAAGCCAAAGAGGAGTTTAGGGTTTATAATGATGCCGAAGACAACCCGGTAAGGGAATTTTACAGGCTTAACCATACCTATCAAACTTATGGTAACGTTTTAGCAAAAAAGGCTAATTTTTTACAGTTTGATAAAATGGAAATGCCATGGTGGTCGGCAATGGAGTATTTGAATACGCTGGTTGATGAATCCGACCCGGATATTTCGCTCGATCAGTTACAACACTTACTGCAAACATCTGAGGCTATTCGTGCCGATGGTCATCCCGATTGGTTTGTACTAACCGGCTTTATTCACGATTTGGGCAAGGTGCTTTGCCTTTTTGGCGAACCGCAATGGAACGTAGTAGGCGACTCGTTCCCCGTGGGGTGCAAGTTTTCGGATAAGATAGTTTACCCTGAATTTTTTGCGGCCAACCCTGATAGCACTGATGAGCGCTATAATACCAAATATGGTGTTTATACCCACCAATGCGGGTTAGATAATGTGCACATGTCGTGGGGGCACGATGAATACCTGTACCACATTACCAAAGATTATTTGCCCGAAGAAGCGTTGTATATGATCCGTTATCATTCCTTTTACTCGCAACACCGCGAAAAGGCTTACGATCATTTGCTGAACGCGCATGACCAGGAGATGTTTAAATGGGTTGATAAATTTAACCCGTATGACCTGTACTCAAAAAGCCCAAAACCACCGGTAGTATCGGAGTTAAAGCCTTATTACGAGGATTTGATTGCCAAATATTTGCCGGCTACAGTTAAATTGTAA
- a CDS encoding serine hydrolase domain-containing protein, with the protein MKRLSLFAIILLIPILTKAQIDRARLDSLFHYLSTGDLAIGSLTITQNGKMIYQRSFGKDQNPSTEYRIGSITKVFTAILTYQLIDGRRLTLSDRLSLFFPGLPNADKVTVAQLLGHRSGLANFTNNTDFDTWKDQPKTHAELLEMISRQKPDFEPDAKADYNNSNYLLLGYIAEKLYGQPYQNVVTNQIIRPLGLKHTYYGEKVGFMPGEATSYKYFDSNWKPDRAVCLDNFGGAGALISTPRDLCSFITALFSGKLISAGSLAIMKTMRDGYGKGLFPYGDALNPGFGHNGKTEGFGSSMQYYPKEGLAIAYCTNGEVFPKARILDHIFKACFHISDTLETFQSVQLDSTRLSAFTGTYSAPSGMQVVNRLDKGKLLISVKGKDFELTAISPNEFWNKPFGFFFYFDDGGKRLLLQDVGDVYELHRP; encoded by the coding sequence ATGAAACGCCTGTCTTTATTTGCTATTATTTTACTTATTCCGATTTTAACAAAGGCCCAAATAGATCGTGCGCGCCTGGACAGCCTGTTTCACTATCTCAGCACAGGTGACCTGGCGATAGGAAGCCTGACGATCACTCAAAACGGTAAAATGATTTACCAGCGTTCCTTTGGCAAGGATCAGAACCCATCCACTGAATATCGTATCGGCTCGATCACCAAGGTATTCACGGCAATCCTCACTTACCAGTTGATCGATGGCCGTCGTTTAACGCTTTCCGATCGTTTAAGCCTTTTCTTTCCGGGTCTGCCTAATGCGGATAAGGTCACCGTCGCCCAACTGCTGGGGCACCGAAGCGGATTAGCGAACTTCACGAATAACACCGATTTTGATACTTGGAAAGACCAGCCTAAAACGCATGCTGAACTGCTGGAAATGATCAGCAGGCAAAAGCCGGATTTTGAACCGGATGCTAAAGCAGATTATAATAATTCCAATTACTTGCTGCTGGGTTACATCGCTGAGAAATTATACGGCCAGCCCTATCAAAACGTAGTGACCAACCAGATCATCCGGCCACTGGGATTAAAGCATACCTATTATGGTGAAAAAGTTGGATTTATGCCTGGCGAAGCGACCTCTTATAAATATTTTGACAGTAACTGGAAGCCCGACCGCGCCGTTTGCCTCGATAACTTTGGCGGAGCGGGCGCACTCATTTCCACGCCGCGGGACCTCTGCAGCTTTATCACCGCACTTTTCAGCGGCAAACTGATTAGTGCCGGCAGCCTGGCGATCATGAAAACCATGCGGGACGGATATGGTAAAGGCCTTTTTCCTTACGGTGATGCGTTAAATCCCGGTTTTGGCCATAACGGCAAGACCGAAGGTTTTGGCAGCTCGATGCAATATTATCCAAAGGAAGGTTTGGCCATTGCATATTGCACAAACGGCGAAGTATTCCCGAAAGCTCGCATCCTCGATCACATTTTTAAAGCCTGCTTCCATATCTCCGATACGCTGGAAACCTTCCAAAGCGTCCAACTCGATAGCACCCGGTTAAGTGCTTTTACTGGCACCTATAGTGCGCCTTCCGGCATGCAGGTTGTTAACCGTTTAGATAAAGGCAAACTGCTGATTTCGGTCAAAGGCAAGGATTTTGAATTGACCGCGATCTCACCAAACGAGTTCTGGAACAAACCTTTCGGCTTTTTCTTTTATTTTGATGATGGCGGCAAGCGGTTATTGCTGCAGGACGTGGGTGATGTGTATGAATTGCACCGCCCGTAG
- a CDS encoding alpha-N-acetylglucosaminidase has translation MLLNKLPAKLFFALLVILIFTGRVANAQVNKNASYALIGRVIPKAAAHFKVEEIPAINGKDAFEIESINNKIVLRGNNGVAIASALYYYLTEYGHCQVTWNGTNLNLPAKLPAVTTKIRKNTPYQYRYYLNYCTYNYSMSWWDWKRWEKEIDWMALHGIDMPLALTGQEYTWYQVYKDMGFIDDDLKSFFCGPAYFSWFWMGNLDGWGGPLPVSWMTNHRDLQQKILKRERALGMKPVLQSFTGHVPAAFMTRFPKSKLKKTNWNNGFGDTYILDTHDPMFDLIGRKFLETQTRLYGTDHLYSADTFNENEPPTDDPAYLSALSSRVYQAMSSADPKAVWVMQGWLFYSDRKFWKTPQIKALLQAVPNDHMIMLDLATEIEPVWKRTEAYYGKPWIWNMLHNFGGNIGMFGRIEGVATGPALALKDTASGKLAGIGLTMEGIEQNPVLYELMTSNTWQSEPINLDNWLRSYILNRYGSVNEHTIKAWQVLKETVYNGKDIRDASESIITGRPTFDSAAVWTRTKLNYQRKDLLPAWDELMKAVPSCSKSDGFRYDLVDLSRQILANYARPLQQKWVKAYEDKNIADFDNYSAQYLQLIGDMDALLATRKDFLLGPWLADARKCGTTLAEKAIYERNARNLVTLWGDEKSPLHEYSCRQWSGLLNDFYKVRWQKFFTEAQAALKAGKPMDAAAFDKNISGWEWSWVNTQKPYPTTTKGSSILLSQQLYKKYRTKIGADLK, from the coding sequence ATGTTGTTGAACAAATTGCCTGCAAAGCTTTTTTTTGCCCTGCTTGTTATTTTAATTTTTACCGGAAGGGTAGCAAATGCCCAGGTTAACAAGAATGCATCATATGCGTTAATTGGCCGCGTTATACCCAAAGCAGCAGCACATTTTAAGGTAGAAGAAATCCCGGCGATAAATGGCAAAGATGCGTTTGAAATAGAAAGCATTAACAACAAAATTGTATTAAGGGGTAATAACGGTGTCGCGATAGCATCCGCCTTATATTATTATTTAACCGAATATGGCCACTGCCAGGTAACCTGGAATGGCACCAATTTAAACCTGCCCGCAAAATTACCCGCGGTAACCACTAAAATTCGTAAAAACACACCCTACCAATACCGGTACTACTTAAACTATTGCACGTACAACTATAGTATGAGCTGGTGGGATTGGAAACGATGGGAGAAAGAAATTGACTGGATGGCTTTGCATGGCATTGATATGCCGCTTGCATTAACCGGCCAGGAGTATACCTGGTACCAGGTTTATAAGGATATGGGTTTTATCGATGACGATTTGAAATCTTTTTTTTGCGGCCCCGCTTATTTTTCATGGTTTTGGATGGGCAACCTGGATGGTTGGGGCGGCCCGCTGCCGGTAAGCTGGATGACAAACCACCGCGATTTGCAGCAAAAAATATTAAAGCGCGAAAGAGCGCTTGGCATGAAGCCCGTTTTACAATCATTTACCGGCCATGTACCCGCCGCGTTTATGACACGCTTCCCCAAATCAAAACTGAAAAAGACTAACTGGAACAATGGTTTTGGCGATACCTATATATTGGACACCCACGACCCAATGTTTGACTTAATTGGGCGTAAGTTTTTAGAGACCCAAACGCGCTTATATGGCACCGACCATTTATACTCGGCAGATACCTTTAATGAAAATGAACCGCCAACGGATGATCCCGCCTATTTATCGGCCCTAAGTTCAAGGGTTTACCAGGCCATGAGCAGCGCCGACCCGAAAGCCGTATGGGTAATGCAGGGCTGGCTTTTTTACAGCGACCGCAAATTCTGGAAAACTCCGCAGATAAAAGCTTTGCTTCAAGCCGTGCCCAACGATCACATGATTATGCTTGATTTGGCAACCGAGATTGAACCCGTTTGGAAACGCACCGAAGCCTATTATGGCAAACCCTGGATATGGAACATGTTGCACAATTTTGGCGGCAATATCGGGATGTTTGGCCGGATTGAAGGCGTAGCCACCGGCCCCGCACTGGCACTTAAAGATACCGCATCGGGCAAACTGGCAGGCATTGGCCTTACCATGGAAGGCATTGAACAAAACCCCGTGTTGTATGAATTAATGACCAGTAACACCTGGCAAAGCGAGCCGATAAACCTGGATAACTGGCTTCGGTCGTACATTTTAAACCGCTACGGAAGTGTAAACGAACATACAATCAAAGCATGGCAGGTATTAAAAGAAACCGTTTATAACGGTAAAGATATCCGCGATGCCTCGGAGTCGATCATAACAGGCAGGCCAACGTTTGATTCGGCAGCGGTATGGACAAGGACTAAGCTAAATTATCAGCGGAAAGACCTGTTGCCCGCCTGGGACGAACTGATGAAGGCAGTACCCTCATGCAGCAAGAGCGATGGCTTTCGATATGACCTGGTTGATTTATCGAGACAGATACTGGCAAACTACGCCCGGCCATTGCAGCAAAAATGGGTGAAGGCTTACGAGGATAAAAATATAGCCGACTTTGATAATTACAGCGCCCAGTATCTTCAATTGATTGGCGATATGGATGCGCTTTTGGCAACACGTAAAGATTTTTTATTAGGCCCATGGCTTGCCGATGCCCGTAAATGCGGAACTACCCTGGCCGAAAAGGCAATTTATGAACGGAATGCCCGCAACCTGGTTACGCTTTGGGGCGATGAAAAAAGCCCGCTTCATGAATACTCCTGCCGCCAGTGGAGCGGTTTGCTCAATGATTTTTATAAAGTACGGTGGCAAAAGTTTTTTACAGAAGCCCAGGCCGCGTTGAAAGCCGGAAAGCCGATGGATGCCGCCGCATTTGATAAAAATATAAGCGGCTGGGAGTGGAGCTGGGTAAATACGCAAAAGCCCTACCCGACAACCACAAAGGGCAGCAGCATATTGCTGTCCCAGCAACTATATAAAAAGTACCGCACTAAAATAGGGGCAGACTTAAAATAA
- a CDS encoding RagB/SusD family nutrient uptake outer membrane protein, producing the protein MNNLKRYIKPGLIAMVVGAIYLSGCTKLDITPKSALTPSIFPTTPAQYVAATGPIYTSFRGAPGRQYWLLQNLSTDENVLVARGGNWLDGGTYSTVNLHTVTPDNGMTETCWQWGYGTISLCNQVLSLFDATPASDAKKQTVAEIKTMRALSYFYLMDLFGNVPISKKFGDTTNLGTQPRAAVFAFIESELLAQIPDLSATSGVTTYGRPTKGLAYAILAKMYLNAQYYIGTARYQDAVTMCDNVIKLGQYSLDADYLGMFKPNNGPQIKDFIFAVPYDGVQAQGQYYARWTINPNLKNKYKMPYTPDGPVYTYKEYYALFNDDNDIRKKQYLVGKQYNNDGTPINITTTNIGLDASYSGPNPNATVVHQLEFTPDIVWKNPATFDIGNDELANEEGYRNNKFYPDSLNTDRNQGNDVPMFRYADVLLEKAEAILRGATATNGDSPLSLVNQVRARAKASPMAAVTLQDILDERGRELAMEMWRRNDMIRFGQFEKSWGIKTDANPAKRIFPIPRPEMQLNPKLVQNPGY; encoded by the coding sequence ATGAATAATTTAAAAAGATATATAAAACCTGGCCTTATTGCCATGGTTGTGGGCGCTATTTACCTTTCGGGTTGTACAAAATTAGATATTACGCCTAAATCAGCACTTACCCCATCTATTTTCCCAACTACCCCGGCGCAGTATGTAGCAGCCACCGGGCCTATTTATACCTCGTTCCGCGGGGCGCCGGGCAGGCAGTACTGGTTATTGCAAAATTTAAGTACCGATGAAAATGTGCTGGTAGCGCGTGGAGGCAACTGGCTTGACGGAGGTACCTATTCAACCGTGAACCTGCATACGGTAACGCCTGATAACGGTATGACAGAAACATGCTGGCAGTGGGGTTACGGAACCATAAGTTTATGTAACCAGGTATTGTCGTTATTTGACGCTACACCGGCAAGTGATGCTAAAAAGCAAACCGTTGCCGAAATTAAAACTATGCGGGCATTATCTTACTTTTATTTGATGGACCTTTTTGGAAATGTGCCTATCAGCAAAAAGTTTGGGGATACCACCAACCTGGGCACTCAGCCAAGGGCAGCTGTGTTTGCATTTATCGAAAGCGAATTACTCGCGCAGATTCCGGATCTGAGCGCTACATCCGGCGTAACAACCTACGGCAGACCAACCAAAGGTTTAGCTTATGCCATACTTGCAAAAATGTACCTTAATGCCCAATATTACATTGGCACAGCAAGGTACCAGGATGCGGTTACCATGTGCGATAACGTCATAAAACTGGGCCAGTATTCTTTAGATGCCGATTATTTGGGCATGTTTAAACCAAATAACGGTCCGCAAATCAAAGATTTTATTTTTGCAGTGCCTTATGATGGCGTGCAGGCGCAAGGCCAATATTATGCCCGCTGGACAATTAACCCTAATTTGAAAAATAAATATAAAATGCCGTACACGCCCGATGGGCCGGTATATACATACAAAGAGTACTATGCTTTGTTTAACGATGATAATGACATCCGTAAAAAACAATACCTGGTTGGCAAGCAGTACAACAATGATGGCACGCCTATAAATATTACGACAACCAACATTGGGCTTGACGCCAGTTATAGCGGTCCTAACCCCAACGCTACGGTTGTACACCAACTGGAGTTTACGCCCGATATTGTTTGGAAAAACCCTGCCACTTTTGATATCGGTAACGACGAACTTGCTAACGAAGAAGGCTACAGGAACAACAAATTTTATCCGGACAGCTTAAATACAGATCGTAACCAAGGTAACGATGTGCCTATGTTTAGGTATGCCGACGTGTTGCTGGAGAAAGCCGAAGCCATTTTAAGAGGGGCAACTGCAACCAACGGCGATTCGCCTTTATCATTGGTTAACCAGGTTAGGGCACGTGCAAAGGCTTCGCCAATGGCGGCTGTTACCTTGCAGGATATTTTAGATGAGCGCGGCCGTGAGCTGGCGATGGAAATGTGGCGCCGGAACGATATGATCCGTTTTGGACAGTTCGAGAAATCATGGGGTATCAAAACCGATGCAAATCCCGCAAAACGCATTTTTCCGATACCAAGACCCGAAATGCAGTTAAATCCAAAACTGGTTCAAAACCCAGGTTATTGA
- a CDS encoding SusC/RagA family TonB-linked outer membrane protein produces the protein MKKTIPERFFRAITLVMKINAIILLVVCSLSSIAMADNSYGQSVLEKPVTLKLKKMPLSDALERISANTGVRIMYTGNNIESDVKVTLTARNEKLEAVLKKVLLDNQFTYTEIEGSLLVKPAPKPPVEKKEELPPPTIITGTVVDDKGLPLIGVSVKIAGLATGAVTDVDGKFKVQVASESTVLVFSYIGFDTQRITVGTQTVIKVTLVPSANSLSTVVVVGYGTTTKKELTSAIATVKAEQFNAGVVSSPADLLEGKVAGLNITSDGNPNSKASVTLRGPSSIRAGEASVPFYVIDGVPGADFNLIAPSDIASIDVLKDASAAAIYGTRATNGVIIVTTKKAKAGQMRMTYNGYGAFEKISNQFDVASADQLRAYVKANGQSFTPANDNGGNTDWQKAVERNTGFSQNHNLSFGGGTDKTTYNGSLNYLDNQGIVKTSGLKRVTGRLNITQKALNDKLKLDFSLSNAVTNSNLLVNDIPLSSANGQSPGLFKSIVQYLPTRTIYNADGTFYNDPTLKLGYNPVGLISNDTYKQKINLLLGNVRGELILPAGLLYNFNLAYQETNTDNNTYYNSVSELAPGLGGKAIRSTYTDTKKLFENYLTYAHNWNEKHNFKALFGYSIDQTTKGDGFQTAAQNFPSDVTGSNNLALGYQTGLRSDFGSVPFETLRLISFYSRLNYSYLGKYLLQASLRRDGSNAFGTNNRWGYFPAASAAWRVIDEGFMKSQSLFDDLKLRVGYGKTGNSLGFSPYTPLTLYGTTGSFYYQNAYIGAIGVTQNPNPDLKWESTATLNGGIDFSLFKGRLGGSVDVYNKKTTDMITSVPVSLINNFVNYKVVNVGSMTNKGVEIALNGTPIKLNDFTWSSYGNISFNKNKITALAPNLSKIYRGDPEGPGQSGINVSIIEAGYPLGEFYTLKYLGRTNGVSTFLGANGQSTTTPTSADQTYAGNAQPTYTFGLGNDFTYKNFSLNFFFRGQGGNKIMNASLASFNQPTQASAHGVPTLTLSEPGTDVNANLYSTRYLESGAFIRLSNATLAYKFNVAGNYVHGIRLYVTGTNLFIITKYKGVDPELNLNIDNQASGQFIGVDSNNFYPKTRSFLAGIQVDL, from the coding sequence ATGAAAAAAACCATACCCGAAAGATTCTTTCGAGCCATAACACTCGTTATGAAAATTAATGCGATTATTTTATTAGTTGTCTGTTCGCTATCGTCCATTGCTATGGCCGATAACTCATACGGACAAAGCGTACTGGAAAAGCCAGTTACCCTTAAATTGAAAAAAATGCCGCTTTCTGATGCGCTTGAGCGCATTTCGGCAAATACAGGTGTACGGATTATGTATACCGGTAATAATATTGAAAGCGATGTTAAAGTGACCCTGACGGCGCGAAACGAGAAACTGGAAGCCGTTTTGAAAAAGGTTTTATTGGACAACCAATTTACTTACACCGAAATTGAAGGTAGCTTATTGGTTAAGCCAGCGCCAAAACCCCCTGTGGAGAAAAAAGAGGAATTGCCGCCGCCTACTATTATTACCGGTACCGTCGTTGATGACAAGGGGCTGCCATTAATAGGTGTTTCGGTTAAAATAGCAGGCCTTGCAACAGGAGCTGTAACCGATGTAGATGGTAAATTTAAAGTACAGGTTGCCAGCGAGAGCACTGTACTGGTATTCTCTTATATTGGTTTTGATACGCAAAGAATAACCGTTGGTACGCAAACTGTTATAAAGGTTACTTTGGTGCCTTCGGCCAATTCATTATCTACAGTAGTTGTAGTAGGGTATGGTACCACAACCAAAAAGGAACTAACCAGCGCTATTGCCACGGTTAAGGCCGAGCAATTTAATGCCGGTGTTGTATCAAGCCCTGCCGATTTATTGGAAGGTAAAGTGGCCGGTTTAAATATTACCAGCGATGGCAACCCCAATAGCAAAGCTTCTGTTACGCTTCGCGGGCCATCGTCTATACGGGCAGGTGAGGCCTCTGTACCATTTTATGTAATAGACGGCGTACCCGGAGCCGATTTTAATTTGATTGCTCCTTCGGATATTGCTTCGATTGATGTATTGAAAGATGCCTCTGCTGCCGCAATCTACGGAACCAGGGCTACCAATGGCGTAATCATCGTAACTACTAAAAAGGCTAAAGCGGGCCAGATGAGGATGACTTACAATGGTTACGGCGCATTTGAAAAAATATCTAACCAGTTTGACGTAGCCAGTGCCGATCAGTTGAGGGCTTATGTGAAAGCTAACGGACAAAGTTTTACACCTGCAAACGATAACGGTGGAAATACTGACTGGCAAAAGGCGGTTGAACGTAATACCGGTTTTTCGCAAAACCATAACCTTTCTTTTGGCGGCGGTACCGATAAAACTACCTATAACGGAAGCTTAAATTACCTGGATAACCAGGGGATTGTTAAAACCAGCGGTTTAAAACGTGTTACAGGCAGGCTTAATATTACCCAAAAAGCGCTGAACGATAAATTGAAACTGGATTTTTCATTGAGCAATGCGGTGACCAACTCAAACCTGCTGGTTAATGATATTCCGTTGTCAAGTGCAAATGGCCAAAGTCCCGGATTGTTTAAATCAATAGTTCAGTATTTGCCTACACGTACCATTTATAATGCCGATGGTACATTTTATAACGACCCTACTTTAAAACTGGGTTATAACCCTGTTGGCCTTATTTCCAATGATACTTATAAGCAAAAAATTAATTTGTTACTGGGCAACGTGCGTGGTGAGTTGATATTACCTGCCGGTTTGCTTTACAATTTCAACTTAGCTTACCAGGAGACAAATACCGATAACAATACCTATTACAATTCGGTATCAGAACTTGCGCCCGGCCTTGGCGGCAAAGCCATCCGGTCGACTTATACAGACACAAAAAAGTTATTTGAAAACTATTTAACTTATGCTCATAACTGGAATGAAAAGCACAATTTTAAAGCCTTGTTTGGGTACTCAATAGATCAAACTACAAAGGGGGATGGTTTTCAAACGGCAGCACAGAATTTTCCCTCCGACGTTACCGGATCAAACAATCTTGCCTTGGGTTATCAAACAGGCCTTCGCAGTGATTTCGGATCGGTTCCGTTTGAAACTTTACGTTTGATATCATTTTATTCGCGGTTAAACTACAGTTACCTGGGCAAATACCTTTTACAGGCCTCGTTACGTCGGGACGGTTCAAACGCTTTTGGCACCAATAACCGCTGGGGGTATTTCCCTGCTGCATCGGCTGCATGGCGCGTTATCGATGAGGGTTTCATGAAATCGCAATCGCTGTTTGATGATTTAAAACTGAGGGTAGGATATGGAAAAACAGGTAATTCATTAGGCTTCTCGCCTTATACGCCTTTAACGCTTTATGGCACAACCGGTAGTTTTTATTACCAGAATGCTTATATCGGTGCTATTGGTGTAACCCAAAACCCAAATCCGGATTTGAAATGGGAAAGCACTGCCACACTTAACGGCGGTATCGATTTTTCTTTATTTAAGGGAAGACTGGGCGGCTCGGTTGATGTCTACAATAAAAAAACAACCGATATGATCACTTCGGTTCCGGTATCATTGATCAATAACTTCGTAAATTATAAGGTTGTAAACGTAGGCAGCATGACCAATAAGGGTGTCGAGATTGCCCTGAATGGAACACCAATTAAATTAAATGACTTTACCTGGAGCAGTTACGGCAACATTTCATTCAACAAAAATAAGATCACAGCCCTTGCCCCAAATTTATCGAAAATATATAGAGGTGATCCTGAAGGGCCGGGCCAAAGCGGGATAAACGTATCCATCATTGAAGCCGGGTATCCGTTGGGCGAGTTTTATACGCTCAAATATCTTGGCCGTACAAACGGCGTATCCACATTTTTAGGTGCCAACGGTCAGTCAACCACAACACCTACAAGTGCCGATCAAACTTATGCGGGTAATGCACAGCCAACCTATACATTTGGTTTGGGTAACGATTTTACGTATAAAAACTTCAGCCTTAATTTCTTTTTCAGAGGTCAGGGTGGTAACAAAATCATGAACGCATCTTTGGCCAGCTTTAACCAGCCAACCCAGGCTTCGGCACATGGCGTGCCTACTTTAACATTGAGTGAGCCGGGTACCGATGTTAACGCCAACTTGTATTCAACACGTTATCTTGAAAGTGGCGCGTTTATCAGGTTAAGTAATGCAACACTTGCTTACAAATTTAATGTTGCAGGTAATTATGTACATGGCATCCGTTTGTATGTTACTGGTACCAACTTATTTATTATCACCAAATACAAAGGGGTTGATCCCGAGTTGAATTTGAACATCGATAACCAGGCAAGCGGCCAGTTTATCGGCGTTGATAGTAATAATTTCTATCCAAAAACAAGGAGCTTCCTTGCAGGTATACAAGTTGATTTATAA
- a CDS encoding FecR family protein, translating into METIVQRLERLYKTDILTQDDKRWLAEYLKGDISELYLIALDGFSKDVLEQKLTLSDQASSQILKNIHQRITKPPEQAFPIRRLLVKMAIAASVATVFCTGYLFRKQLDNWIDPVKYQETVALNGEIKLISLSDGTTICLNSGSRLNYPDKFKQNIREVTLTGEAFFKVAHNSAKPFIIHSGKITTTVLGTSFNVKAYKEDKAIKVTVVSGKVGILNTKAKQPAVLLTPNMQLVYSKTDETLVAKKIDDALSVVSWQQGKLQYHNTPLSDVLADVQRKYNVVIKADKNLLNCTLYADFNNMPLQKVLKLIEALVNAHFKKEGSAYTLKGKGCN; encoded by the coding sequence GTGGAAACCATTGTTCAACGTTTAGAAAGGCTTTATAAAACTGATATCCTGACCCAGGACGACAAGCGCTGGCTTGCCGAATACCTGAAGGGAGATATCTCGGAGTTATACCTTATAGCCCTTGATGGTTTCAGTAAAGACGTGCTGGAACAAAAACTCACTCTTAGCGATCAGGCATCCAGCCAAATATTAAAAAACATCCACCAACGTATAACTAAACCGCCTGAACAGGCGTTTCCCATAAGGCGTTTATTAGTAAAAATGGCCATTGCGGCATCTGTTGCCACTGTTTTTTGTACCGGCTACTTATTCAGAAAACAATTGGATAATTGGATAGACCCGGTTAAGTACCAGGAGACGGTAGCCCTAAACGGCGAAATAAAACTGATTAGTTTATCTGATGGCACCACCATATGCCTTAACTCGGGCAGCCGGCTGAACTACCCCGATAAGTTCAAACAAAATATAAGGGAAGTGACCCTTACAGGCGAAGCTTTTTTTAAAGTAGCGCATAATAGCGCTAAGCCATTTATCATCCATTCGGGCAAAATTACAACCACAGTTTTAGGTACCAGCTTTAATGTTAAAGCTTATAAAGAAGATAAAGCAATTAAAGTAACCGTGGTAAGTGGTAAGGTGGGGATATTAAACACAAAAGCAAAACAGCCTGCCGTTTTGCTTACACCTAATATGCAGTTGGTATATTCCAAGACTGATGAAACACTGGTTGCAAAAAAAATTGACGATGCCCTGTCGGTAGTTAGCTGGCAGCAGGGTAAGTTGCAATACCATAATACACCATTGTCTGATGTGCTGGCCGATGTTCAGCGCAAATATAACGTGGTGATCAAGGCCGATAAAAATCTGCTCAACTGCACCTTGTATGCCGATTTTAACAATATGCCATTACAAAAAGTATTAAAGCTGATAGAAGCCCTTGTAAACGCCCACTTTAAAAAGGAGGGCAGTGCATATACCTTAAAAGGTAAGGGCTGTAATTAA
- a CDS encoding RNA polymerase sigma factor, whose product MNMDADKDLVLRLHDDDIGAFDLLYQKYHQAIYRNIYKLTKDDDTSCDILQDIFIALWEKRAEISADQSVSGWLFVLSFNKSISYLRKKLREATVVNTMPFAEFEQEDNNVHLIDDQYYLLHQAINQLSPQRKKVFTLCKLEGKTYEEAAEKLNISKHTVKEYLGHAVAAVKNHIHEHQAEWKTAGVLLACYWVGIDH is encoded by the coding sequence ATGAATATGGATGCAGATAAAGATTTAGTGCTTCGCCTACACGATGATGATATAGGGGCATTTGATCTGCTTTATCAAAAGTATCACCAGGCCATTTATCGTAATATTTACAAACTCACTAAGGACGATGATACCTCCTGCGATATTTTACAGGATATTTTCATTGCACTATGGGAAAAACGCGCCGAAATTAGTGCCGATCAATCTGTAAGTGGCTGGCTTTTTGTGCTGAGTTTTAACAAGTCGATATCATATTTACGTAAAAAGCTGCGGGAAGCTACGGTTGTTAATACGATGCCTTTTGCCGAATTTGAGCAGGAGGATAACAACGTGCATTTAATTGACGATCAATATTATTTATTGCACCAGGCTATTAACCAGTTATCGCCCCAGCGTAAAAAAGTTTTTACACTTTGCAAGTTAGAAGGGAAAACATACGAGGAGGCTGCCGAAAAACTGAACATATCTAAACATACCGTTAAAGAATATCTCGGGCATGCGGTTGCTGCCGTCAAAAACCATATCCATGAACACCAGGCCGAATGGAAAACCGCAGGCGTGTTACTGGCCTGTTATTGGGTCGGCATCGACCATTAA